From the genome of Halictus rubicundus isolate RS-2024b chromosome 2, iyHalRubi1_principal, whole genome shotgun sequence, one region includes:
- the LOC143365396 gene encoding uncharacterized protein LOC143365396 isoform X2, translating to MVGMSKSGSRYGRRSNWFKIHCLLQEQTNGNQNVSVTPGAGSPFGPGFLPGFLPQAQGQQGSGVYKNEKDRASPSQEDIALQSHLLHVAMLKQERERSNKSPHPDDVALQNHLRLLAWQKERERIGSNPQQPPTTPPRDTTPPPFYKQQQHPSSPMFPMNFAQKDVCVPSSPSDVFRPFLPTYKRAADTPSDSGASSVDGGDGQDTESRSNSALSYFKASAASPTLSERDFPARKINATVTLTTGYHPHHTLGLVYPPPGLVTPAASQHSPRGGDLLLVSPSPGGLAVEQDEPIDLSVRSSRSSPRPSQSSEEDNRSIENVCERDSPAKEEATTKSKPLDLTLGVKRPTELPLSL from the coding sequence ATGGTCGGGATGTCGAAGAGCGGATCGCGATACGGCCGCAGGTCGAATTGGTTCAAGATCCATTGCCTCCTGCAGGAGCAGACCAACGGGAACCAGAACGTGAGCGTGACACCCGGCGCGGGATCGCCGTTCGGTCCGGGATTCTTGCCTGGCTTCCTGCCTCAGGCTCAAGGACAGCAGGGCAGCGGGGTGTACAAGAACGAGAAGGACCGTGCTTCACCTAGTCAGGAGGACATAGCCCTCCAATCGCACCTCCTACACGTGGCGATGCTGAAGCAAGAGCGCGAGCGTAGCAACAAATCGCCCCACCCGGACGACGTCGCCCTGCAGAACCATCTACGCCTTCTAGCCTGGCAGAAGGAGCGCGAGAGGATCGGCAGCAATCCCCAACAACCCCCTACAACACCCCCGAGGGACACCACACCCCCACCTTTCTACAAACAGCAACAACACCCGTCCTCGCCGATGTTCCCCATGAACTTTGCTCAAAAGGACGTCTGCGTGCCGTCCAGCCCTTCGGACGTCTTCAGACCGTTCCTCCCGACGTACAAGAGGGCGGCGGACACCCCCAGCGACAGCGGAGCGTCGTCGGTCGACGGCGGTGACGGACAGGACACCGAATCCAGGAGCAATTCGGCGCTGAGCTACTTCAAGGCCAGCGCAGCGTCCCCGACCCTCTCCGAGAGAGACTTCCCGGCCAGGAAGATCAACGCCACCGTTACCCTGACGACAGGGTATCATCCTCATCATACTCTAGGCCTGGTCTATCCACCGCCCGGCCTGGTGACCCCAGCAGCGTCGCAACACTCGCCTAGAGGCGGCGATCTATTGTTAGTTAGCCCCAGTCCGGGCGGCCTGGCCGTCGAGCAGGACGAACCGATCGATCTCAGCGTCAGATCGAGCAGAAGCTCCCCGAGACCCAGTCAGTCGTCCGAGGAGGACAACAGGTCGATCGAGAACGTCTGCGAGCGCGACAGCCCGGCGAAAGAGGAGGCGACCACGAAGAGCAAACCGTTGGACCTGACCCTGGGAGTGAAGAGGCCGACGGAGCTGCCTCTGTCGTTGTGA
- the LOC143365396 gene encoding uncharacterized protein LOC143365396 isoform X1 produces MNQQCKVCGEPAAGFHFGAFTCEGCKSFFGRTYNNLSSISECKNGGVCVINKKNRTACKACRLRKCLMVGMSKSGSRYGRRSNWFKIHCLLQEQTNGNQNVSVTPGAGSPFGPGFLPGFLPQAQGQQGSGVYKNEKDRASPSQEDIALQSHLLHVAMLKQERERSNKSPHPDDVALQNHLRLLAWQKERERIGSNPQQPPTTPPRDTTPPPFYKQQQHPSSPMFPMNFAQKDVCVPSSPSDVFRPFLPTYKRAADTPSDSGASSVDGGDGQDTESRSNSALSYFKASAASPTLSERDFPARKINATVTLTTGYHPHHTLGLVYPPPGLVTPAASQHSPRGGDLLLVSPSPGGLAVEQDEPIDLSVRSSRSSPRPSQSSEEDNRSIENVCERDSPAKEEATTKSKPLDLTLGVKRPTELPLSL; encoded by the coding sequence TCGTTCTTCGGGCGGACCTACAACAACCTGAGCAGCATCTCGGAATGCAAGAACGGCGGTGTGTGCGTGATCAACAAGAAGAACCGCACCGCGTGCAAAGCGTGCCGGCTGCGGAAGTGCCTGATGGTCGGGATGTCGAAGAGCGGATCGCGATACGGCCGCAGGTCGAATTGGTTCAAGATCCATTGCCTCCTGCAGGAGCAGACCAACGGGAACCAGAACGTGAGCGTGACACCCGGCGCGGGATCGCCGTTCGGTCCGGGATTCTTGCCTGGCTTCCTGCCTCAGGCTCAAGGACAGCAGGGCAGCGGGGTGTACAAGAACGAGAAGGACCGTGCTTCACCTAGTCAGGAGGACATAGCCCTCCAATCGCACCTCCTACACGTGGCGATGCTGAAGCAAGAGCGCGAGCGTAGCAACAAATCGCCCCACCCGGACGACGTCGCCCTGCAGAACCATCTACGCCTTCTAGCCTGGCAGAAGGAGCGCGAGAGGATCGGCAGCAATCCCCAACAACCCCCTACAACACCCCCGAGGGACACCACACCCCCACCTTTCTACAAACAGCAACAACACCCGTCCTCGCCGATGTTCCCCATGAACTTTGCTCAAAAGGACGTCTGCGTGCCGTCCAGCCCTTCGGACGTCTTCAGACCGTTCCTCCCGACGTACAAGAGGGCGGCGGACACCCCCAGCGACAGCGGAGCGTCGTCGGTCGACGGCGGTGACGGACAGGACACCGAATCCAGGAGCAATTCGGCGCTGAGCTACTTCAAGGCCAGCGCAGCGTCCCCGACCCTCTCCGAGAGAGACTTCCCGGCCAGGAAGATCAACGCCACCGTTACCCTGACGACAGGGTATCATCCTCATCATACTCTAGGCCTGGTCTATCCACCGCCCGGCCTGGTGACCCCAGCAGCGTCGCAACACTCGCCTAGAGGCGGCGATCTATTGTTAGTTAGCCCCAGTCCGGGCGGCCTGGCCGTCGAGCAGGACGAACCGATCGATCTCAGCGTCAGATCGAGCAGAAGCTCCCCGAGACCCAGTCAGTCGTCCGAGGAGGACAACAGGTCGATCGAGAACGTCTGCGAGCGCGACAGCCCGGCGAAAGAGGAGGCGACCACGAAGAGCAAACCGTTGGACCTGACCCTGGGAGTGAAGAGGCCGACGGAGCTGCCTCTGTCGTTGTGA